In one window of Psychrobacter sp. P2G3 DNA:
- the yihA gene encoding ribosome biogenesis GTP-binding protein YihA/YsxC, with translation MSTPFKDVAAEHAAFNTKARHRIQQTEFMTSAPTFRLCPPDIGLEVAFAGRSNAGKSSAINALTNQRQLARSSKTPGRTQMINFFNIGDADRRLVDLPGYGYAAVPLEMKKEWQVELEEYLVSRSSLAGLVLMTDIRHPLKFFDEQMLRWAKEGELPVHILLTKADKLKYGASKNALLNTRKRLKQLGLNCTIQLFSALRKEGLDELAGVMGNWYEYQLEADKIIESSFALLEGAELEDAIEKDAVQQRDSSKEESK, from the coding sequence ATGAGTACCCCGTTTAAAGATGTTGCCGCTGAACATGCGGCGTTTAATACCAAAGCCCGTCATCGCATTCAGCAAACTGAGTTTATGACGTCAGCGCCTACTTTTCGCCTTTGCCCGCCTGATATTGGATTAGAGGTCGCTTTTGCAGGACGCTCAAATGCGGGTAAATCTTCCGCTATTAATGCGTTAACCAATCAGCGCCAACTTGCACGCTCATCAAAAACGCCTGGTCGTACGCAGATGATTAACTTTTTTAATATTGGTGATGCCGATAGGCGTTTGGTCGATTTGCCAGGTTATGGCTATGCAGCCGTACCACTTGAGATGAAAAAAGAATGGCAAGTGGAACTGGAAGAATATTTAGTATCGCGCTCAAGCCTTGCAGGTCTGGTGCTGATGACCGACATTCGCCATCCACTCAAATTCTTTGATGAGCAAATGCTACGTTGGGCAAAAGAGGGTGAGCTGCCCGTTCATATCTTATTAACGAAAGCAGATAAGCTGAAGTATGGTGCCTCTAAAAATGCTTTGCTTAATACACGTAAAAGACTGAAACAACTGGGTTTGAACTGTACGATCCAGTTATTTTCAGCTTTAAGAAAAGAAGGCCTTGATGAATTAGCAGGCGTTATGGGCAACTGGTATGAGTATCAGCTTGAAGCCGACAAAATTATCGAGTCCTCTTTTGCGTTACTAGAAGGCGCTGAGCTAGAAGACGCAATCGAAAAAGATGCTGTCCAGCAAAGAGATAGCTCTAAAGAAGAAAGCAAATAA
- a CDS encoding RluA family pseudouridine synthase — protein MTDDAPIHEAPAIFNSKTRPQSADDEISNFGKVNYLEVTRHQHDQRLDNFLLNRLKGLPKSHIYKMIRSDEVRVNNKRCKAHDRVERDDVVRIAPVQLATREKPIISAEFAKSLLERVVYEDDGLLVLNKPSGIAVHGGSGLDFGVIEAMREVTGKKYLELIHRIDKDTSGLLMISKKRSALKVLQQHLVDKTIQKHYLCLAKGQPTLNEQRIDAALLRYTLASGERRVKVDAQDPQAKESQTDIVVHSRFMLAGQPVSLIEAKPLTGRTHQIRVHLAHIGHAILGDDKYHVHDKSGVHRLCLHAWRLDIPGYKTITAPLPDDMADWLPEQTKLPE, from the coding sequence ATGACTGACGACGCGCCCATCCATGAAGCCCCTGCTATCTTTAATAGCAAAACTCGTCCGCAAAGCGCTGATGATGAGATTAGTAACTTCGGAAAGGTTAATTACCTTGAAGTAACACGCCATCAGCACGACCAACGCTTAGATAATTTTTTGTTAAACCGCCTAAAGGGTTTGCCAAAATCTCATATCTACAAAATGATTCGCTCAGATGAAGTTCGAGTGAACAATAAGCGTTGTAAAGCGCATGATAGAGTAGAGCGTGATGATGTAGTACGTATTGCACCTGTACAGCTAGCGACTCGTGAGAAACCAATTATCAGTGCTGAGTTTGCTAAAAGCCTGCTAGAACGCGTAGTTTACGAAGACGATGGATTGCTAGTGCTCAATAAGCCGTCTGGCATCGCGGTGCATGGTGGTAGCGGTCTTGATTTTGGTGTTATTGAAGCCATGCGTGAAGTGACTGGTAAAAAATATCTAGAGCTGATCCATCGTATCGATAAAGATACTTCAGGGCTGCTAATGATTTCTAAAAAGCGCTCAGCACTTAAAGTATTACAGCAGCATTTAGTAGATAAGACCATCCAAAAGCACTATCTATGTCTCGCTAAAGGGCAGCCTACGCTCAATGAGCAGCGCATTGATGCAGCATTGCTACGTTATACACTTGCTAGCGGTGAGCGCCGCGTCAAAGTGGATGCACAAGACCCACAAGCTAAAGAAAGCCAAACTGATATTGTTGTACATAGCCGTTTTATGCTTGCCGGTCAGCCGGTGAGCTTGATTGAAGCTAAGCCATTAACAGGGCGCACGCATCAAATTCGGGTACATTTAGCTCATATCGGTCATGCTATCTTGGGTGATGATAAGTATCATGTACATGACAAATCAGGCGTTCATCGTTTGTGTCTACATGCGTGGCGCTTAGATATTCCGGGTTATAAAACCATTACCGCACCGCTACCAGACGATATGGCAGATTGGTTACCAGAGCAAACCAAGTTGCCTGAATAA
- a CDS encoding c-type cytochrome — MRLLNINLTQIGRALGGSVAALVLSMAMTSSNAAADIPSTYKDSCAACHDSGALNAIKKGDSAQWQQLIKKKGMPALIDSVKGGMIQMPAGGLCDSCSDDDYRKLIEYMSK; from the coding sequence ATGCGGTTATTAAATATTAATCTTACTCAAATAGGGCGAGCCTTAGGCGGTAGTGTGGCTGCACTTGTATTAAGTATGGCTATGACAAGTAGTAATGCGGCAGCTGATATTCCGTCAACTTACAAAGACTCATGTGCGGCTTGTCATGACAGTGGCGCATTGAATGCTATCAAGAAAGGCGATAGCGCTCAATGGCAGCAGTTAATCAAGAAAAAAGGTATGCCCGCCCTGATTGACTCTGTAAAAGGGGGCATGATTCAGATGCCAGCAGGCGGATTATGTGATAGCTGTAGTGATGATGATTATCGCAAACTGATTGAATATATGAGTAAGTAA
- a CDS encoding HAD-IA family hydrolase gives MSKKFNHNLADKSLVIFDWDGTLMDSIGLIVESMHVAGEEHGFQTNDKEVKDIIGLSLMNGIEILYPQANDVQRLAIQQSYADYYIPNSHRTPFFTPIEDMLQTLQQQGRKLAVATGKKRRGLDRVLDASDSHRYFEITRCADESGSKPDPQMLTDILNHTQQQISEAVFIGDSIYDIQMASSLGMTSIAVNYGTATSMELAAQQPTYQVDTPEALVELLYA, from the coding sequence ATGAGTAAAAAATTTAATCACAACTTGGCAGATAAAAGCCTAGTTATTTTTGATTGGGATGGTACTTTGATGGATTCAATCGGTTTAATCGTTGAGTCGATGCATGTGGCTGGAGAGGAACATGGTTTTCAGACAAATGATAAAGAGGTGAAGGATATTATCGGTCTTAGCTTAATGAATGGTATTGAAATTTTATACCCGCAGGCAAACGATGTGCAAAGGCTGGCCATTCAACAGAGTTATGCTGATTACTATATTCCTAATAGTCATCGCACGCCATTTTTCACTCCTATAGAAGACATGTTGCAAACGTTGCAACAGCAGGGTCGTAAGCTTGCTGTAGCAACTGGTAAGAAAAGACGAGGGCTTGATAGAGTACTAGATGCCTCTGATAGTCATCGTTATTTTGAAATAACCCGCTGCGCTGACGAGTCTGGCTCTAAGCCTGATCCGCAAATGCTTACTGATATCTTAAACCACACACAGCAGCAAATATCTGAAGCGGTATTTATTGGTGATAGTATTTACGATATTCAAATGGCAAGTAGCTTAGGGATGACTAGTATTGCGGTAAATTATGGCACTGCAACCAGTATGGAGCTTGCCGCGCAGCAGCCTACTTATCAGGTCGATACGCCAGAAGCATTGGTTGAGCTATTATATGCTTAA